Proteins encoded in a region of the Eulemur rufifrons isolate Redbay chromosome 15, OSU_ERuf_1, whole genome shotgun sequence genome:
- the LOC138395703 gene encoding vascular non-inflammatory molecule 3-like, with product MIRLYFPKRVALFALFILSVGALDTFIAAVYEHAVILPNSTETPVSKEEALLLMNKNIDVLEEAVKLAAKQGAHIIVTPEDGIYGWVFTRESIYPYLEDIPDPEVNWIPCRDPQRFGYTPVQARLSCLAKDNSIYVVANIGDKKPCNASDPQCPPDGRYQYNTDVVFDSQGRLAARYHKYNLFAPEIQFDFPKDSESVTFDTPFGKFGIFTCFDIFSYDPAIVVVDEFQADSVLLPTAWHNTLPLLSAVPFHSAWARAMRVNLLAANTHNTSMHMTGSGIYAPEAIKVYHYDMESESGQLMLSELKSRPRREPTYPAAVDWQAYAGSVKPFSSEQSEFPGMIYFDEFTFTELKRNTGNYTVCQKDLCCHLTYKMSEKRTDEVYALGAFDGLHTVEGQYYLQICTLLKCQTTDVRTCGEPVGSAFTRFEEFSLSGTFGTSYVFPQIVLSGSQLAPERHYEVSRDGRLKSRSGAPLPVLVMALYGRVFEKDPPRLGQEPGKLH from the exons ATGATTAGATTATACTTTCCAAAGCGTGTGGCACTTTTTGCCCTCTTTATCCTGAGTGTTGGCGCACTGGACACTTTTATTGCTGCAGTGTATGAGCATGCTGTTATATTACCAAACAGCACAGAAACACCGGTTTCAAAAGAAGAAGCTTTGCTCCTGATGAACAAGAACATAGATGTTTTGGAGGAGGCAGTTAAGTTGGCAGCCAAGCAG GGTGCACACATCATTGTGACCCCAGAAGATGGAATCTATGGTTGGGTCTTTACGAGGGAGAGCATTTACCCCTATCTGGAGGATATACCAGACCCTGAAGTGAACTGGATTCCATGCAGAGACCCCCAGAG ATTTGGCTACACACCAGTGCAAGCAAGACTCAGCTGCCTGGCCAAGGACAACTCTATCTACGTCGTGGCAAATATTGGGGACAAGAAGCCATGCAACGCCAGTGACCCTCAGTGTCCTCCTGATGGCCGTTACCAATACAACACCGATGTGGTGTTTGATTCTCAGGGTAGGCTGGCGGCACGCTACCATAAG TACAATCTTTTTGCACCTGAAATTCAATTTGATTTCCCCAAGGATTCAGAATCTGTGACATTTGACACTCCCTTTGGGAAGTTTGGCATTTTTACTTGCTTTGACATTTTTTCTTATGACCCAGCTATCGTGGTAGTGGATGAGTTTCAAGCGGACAGTGTCCTCTTGCCCACGGCATGGCACAACACACTGCCCCTCCTCTCGGCGGTTCCATTCCATTCAGCGTGGGCCAGAGCCATGCGAGTCAATCTGCTTGCTGCAAATACCCACAACACCAGCATGCACATGACAG GGAGTGGAATCTACGCCCCAGAAGCCATCAAGGTGTATCACTATGACATGGAAAGCGAGAGTGGCCAGCTGATGCTGTCAGAGTTGAAGTCTCGGCCTCGCCGTGAGCCCACCTACCCGGCAGCTGTTGACTGGCAGGCTTATGCCGGAAGTGTCAAGCCATTCTCCTCTGAGCAGTCAGAATTCCCAGGGATGATTTATTTTGATGAGTTCACCTTCACTGAGCTTAAGAGAAACACAGGAAATTACACAGTTTGCCAGAAAGACCTGTGTTGTCACTTAACTTACAAGATGTCTGAGAAGCGAACCGATGAGGTCTATGCACTAGGTGCTTTTGATGGACTGCACACAGTAGAAGGCCAATATTACTTGCAG ATATGCACGTTGCTAAAGTGTCAAACCACTGATGTGAGAACCTGTGGAGAGCCTGTTGGGTCAGCTTTTACCAGGTTTGAAGAATTTTCCCTCAGTGGCACATTCGGAACAAGTTATGTTTTCCCACAGATCGTTCTAAGTGGGAGTCAGCTTGCCCCTGAAAGGCACTATGAG GTTTCAAGAGACGGACGCCTGAAGAGCCGAAGTGGAGCCCCTTTGCCTGTCTTAGTTATGGCCCTGTATGGAAGAGTGTTTGAGAAGGACCCTCCCCGCTTAGGGCAGGAACCTGGGAAGTTACATTGA
- the LOC138395330 gene encoding pantetheine hydrolase VNN2 isoform X2, which yields MNKNIDILERVIKLAAKQGARIIVTPEDALYGWKFTRETVFPYLEDIPDPQVNWIPCQNPYRFGDTPVQARLSCLAKNNSIYVLANIGDKKPCSSRNSRCPTNGYYQYNTNVVYDTKGKLVARYHKYHLYSEPQFDVPEKPELVTFNTTFGRFGIFTCFDIFFRDPAITLVKDFHVDTVLFPTAWMNVLPLLTAIEFHSAWAMGMRVNLLVANTHHVSLNMTGSGIYAPNSPKVYHYDMKTQLGRILLSEVDSHPRASPAYPMAVNWRAYATAIRPFRVQKNTFGGFISQDEFNFTELFENAGNLTVCQKELCCHLSYRMLEKEENEVYVLGAFTGLHGRRRREYWQVCTMLKCKTTNLTTCGRPVEIASTRFEMFSLSGTFGTEYVFPEVLLSEIHLSPGKFEVLKDGRLVNKNGTSGPILTVALFGRWYAKDSVYNSSGTSNSAVTYLLISTLLMSVAL from the exons ATGAACAAGAATATAGATATTCTGGAGAGAGTAATTAAGCTGGCAGCCAAGcag GGGGCTCGAATCATTGTGACCCCAGAAGATGCACTTTACGGATGGAAATTTACTAGGGAAACTGTTTTCCCTTATCTAGAGGATATCCCAGACCCTCAGGTGAACTGGATTCCATGTCAAAACCCCTACAG ATTTGGTGATACACCAGTGCAAGCAAGACTCAGCTGCCTGGCCAAGAACAACTCTATCTATGTCTTGGCCAATATTGGGGATAAGAAGCCATGTAGTTCCCGCAACTCCAGATGCCCTACTAATGGCTACTACCAATACAATACCAACGTGGTGTATGACACAAAAGGGAAACTGGTGGCACGTTACCATAAG TACCACCtctactctgagcctcagtttgatGTCCCTGAAAAGCCGGAGTTGGTGACTTTCAACACCACCTTTGGAAGGTTTGGCATTTTCACATGCTTTGACATATTCTTCCGTGATCCTGCCATTACTCTGGTGAAAGACTTCCACGTGGATACCGTACTGTTTCCCACAGCCTGGATGAATGTTTTGCCCCTTCTGACAGCTATTGAATTCCATTCGGCTTGGGCAATGGGCATGAGAGTTAATCTTCTTGTGGCCAACACACATCATGTCAGCCTAAATATGACAG GGAGTGGTATCTATGCACCAAACTCTCCCAAAGTGTACCATTATGACATGAAAACACAGTTGGGAAGGATCCTCCTTTCGGAGGTGGATTCGCATCCCCGAGCCTCTCCTGCCTACCCGATGGCAGTGAATTGGAGAGCCTACGCCACCGCCATCAGACCATTCCGAGTACAGAAAAACACTTTCGGAGGATTTATTTCCCAGGATGAGTTCAACTTCACAGAACTTTTTGAAAATGCAGGAAATCTTACAGTCTGTCAAAAAGAGCTCTGCTGTCATTTAAGCTACAGAATGTTAGAAAAAGAGGAGAATGAAGTTTATGTTCTAGGAGCATTTACAGGATTACACGGCCGAAGGAGAAGAGAGTACTGGCAG GTATGCACGATGCTGAAGTGCAAAACTACTAATTTGACAACTTGTGGGCGGCCAGTAGAAATTGCTTCTacaagatttgaaatgttctccCTCAGTGGTACATTTGGAACAGAGTATGTTTTTCCTGAAGTGCTACTTAGTGAAATTCATCTGTCACCTGGAAAATTTGAG GTGCTAAAAGACGGGCGTTTGGTAAACAAGAATGGAACATCCGGGCCTATCCTAACAGTGGCACTGTTTGGGAGGTGGTATGCAAAGGACTCTGTTTACAACTCATCTGGGACCAGCAATTCAGCAGTAACTTACCTGCTGATATCCACATTATTAATGAGTGTGGCCTTGTAG
- the LOC138395330 gene encoding pantetheine hydrolase VNN2 isoform X1, which produces MITSSFLTSLAVFALITLHVAALDTFIAAVYEHAVVLPSNTEIPVSQDDALHLMNKNIDILERVIKLAAKQGARIIVTPEDALYGWKFTRETVFPYLEDIPDPQVNWIPCQNPYRFGDTPVQARLSCLAKNNSIYVLANIGDKKPCSSRNSRCPTNGYYQYNTNVVYDTKGKLVARYHKYHLYSEPQFDVPEKPELVTFNTTFGRFGIFTCFDIFFRDPAITLVKDFHVDTVLFPTAWMNVLPLLTAIEFHSAWAMGMRVNLLVANTHHVSLNMTGSGIYAPNSPKVYHYDMKTQLGRILLSEVDSHPRASPAYPMAVNWRAYATAIRPFRVQKNTFGGFISQDEFNFTELFENAGNLTVCQKELCCHLSYRMLEKEENEVYVLGAFTGLHGRRRREYWQVCTMLKCKTTNLTTCGRPVEIASTRFEMFSLSGTFGTEYVFPEVLLSEIHLSPGKFEVLKDGRLVNKNGTSGPILTVALFGRWYAKDSVYNSSGTSNSAVTYLLISTLLMSVAL; this is translated from the exons ATGATCACTTCCTCTTTTCTAACCTCTTTGGCAGTTTTTGCCCTAATTACTCTGCATGTTGCTGCTCTGGACACTTTTATAGCTGCAGTGTATGAACATGCTGTTGTATTGCCAAGCAACACAGAAATACCTGTTTCTCAAGATGACGCCTTGCATCTCATGAACAAGAATATAGATATTCTGGAGAGAGTAATTAAGCTGGCAGCCAAGcag GGGGCTCGAATCATTGTGACCCCAGAAGATGCACTTTACGGATGGAAATTTACTAGGGAAACTGTTTTCCCTTATCTAGAGGATATCCCAGACCCTCAGGTGAACTGGATTCCATGTCAAAACCCCTACAG ATTTGGTGATACACCAGTGCAAGCAAGACTCAGCTGCCTGGCCAAGAACAACTCTATCTATGTCTTGGCCAATATTGGGGATAAGAAGCCATGTAGTTCCCGCAACTCCAGATGCCCTACTAATGGCTACTACCAATACAATACCAACGTGGTGTATGACACAAAAGGGAAACTGGTGGCACGTTACCATAAG TACCACCtctactctgagcctcagtttgatGTCCCTGAAAAGCCGGAGTTGGTGACTTTCAACACCACCTTTGGAAGGTTTGGCATTTTCACATGCTTTGACATATTCTTCCGTGATCCTGCCATTACTCTGGTGAAAGACTTCCACGTGGATACCGTACTGTTTCCCACAGCCTGGATGAATGTTTTGCCCCTTCTGACAGCTATTGAATTCCATTCGGCTTGGGCAATGGGCATGAGAGTTAATCTTCTTGTGGCCAACACACATCATGTCAGCCTAAATATGACAG GGAGTGGTATCTATGCACCAAACTCTCCCAAAGTGTACCATTATGACATGAAAACACAGTTGGGAAGGATCCTCCTTTCGGAGGTGGATTCGCATCCCCGAGCCTCTCCTGCCTACCCGATGGCAGTGAATTGGAGAGCCTACGCCACCGCCATCAGACCATTCCGAGTACAGAAAAACACTTTCGGAGGATTTATTTCCCAGGATGAGTTCAACTTCACAGAACTTTTTGAAAATGCAGGAAATCTTACAGTCTGTCAAAAAGAGCTCTGCTGTCATTTAAGCTACAGAATGTTAGAAAAAGAGGAGAATGAAGTTTATGTTCTAGGAGCATTTACAGGATTACACGGCCGAAGGAGAAGAGAGTACTGGCAG GTATGCACGATGCTGAAGTGCAAAACTACTAATTTGACAACTTGTGGGCGGCCAGTAGAAATTGCTTCTacaagatttgaaatgttctccCTCAGTGGTACATTTGGAACAGAGTATGTTTTTCCTGAAGTGCTACTTAGTGAAATTCATCTGTCACCTGGAAAATTTGAG GTGCTAAAAGACGGGCGTTTGGTAAACAAGAATGGAACATCCGGGCCTATCCTAACAGTGGCACTGTTTGGGAGGTGGTATGCAAAGGACTCTGTTTACAACTCATCTGGGACCAGCAATTCAGCAGTAACTTACCTGCTGATATCCACATTATTAATGAGTGTGGCCTTGTAG